The DNA segment TATTCCGGCTCCCCGGCGGGCGCCATCGACAACCTGTTCAACTGGGACGGGCACTCGGCCAAGCCGGACTTCCCGGTGACCGGCAAATCCTCGGTGGATGAAAGCCAATACGCCGCTTACCTGAGCACCCGCCTGCGCATGACCGACGACCTGAGCGTGATCCTCGGCAGCCGTGTCATCGACTGGAAGCGCGAAACCGCAGACAGCCCCTACGGCGGCGTCGTCACCCGCACCGATGAGTCGGAAACCGGCGTGTACATTCCCTATGCCGGCGTGGTCTATGACCTGACCGACAACTGGTCGGCCTATGCCAGCTACACCAAGATCTTCAATCCCCAGGCCAGTTGGGTGCGCGATATCAACAACAAGGCCCTGGAACCCATGGAAGGCAAGGGCTACGAGTTGGGATTGAAGGGCAGTTTCTTCGACGAAAAACTCAACACCAGCCTGGCGCTGTTCAAGCTGGAACAGGACAACCTCGCGATCTGGATCGACACCCCGGGCGGCAATACGTATCGCAACGAGAAGGGCACCACTACCGAGGGCGTCGAGCTGGAACTCAACGGTGAGTTGGCTGAAGGCTGGCAAGCCTCCGCGGGCTACGCCTATGCGGTCAGTACCGATGCCGACGACAAACGCATCGTCACCACCTTGCCGCGCCAGAGCCTGAAAACCTTCACCACTTACCGTCTGCCGGGGGCCTTGAACAAAGTGACGGTTGGCGGCGGGGTGAACTGGCAGAGCAAGGTTGGTGAGGACCTGCACACATTCAGCCAGGGCAGCTACGCCATCACCAACCTGCTGCTGCGCTACGACGTGACGCCGCAGTTGAGTACGTCGGTCAACCTCAACAACCTGTTTGACCGTGAGTATTTCAGCTATGCCGGTAACCATGGGATGTATGGTGCGCCGCGCAACCTGATGACCAGCGTCAAGTACGACTTCTAGACCTGCCCACTATCCCCGGTGGGAGCAAGCCACACACATTTGCATTATGGTGTGGCCAAAACTCTATGCCCGGCAGAGCCCCTGTGGGAGCGGGCTTGCCCGCGATAGCGGTAGTTCAGGCACCATTTCTGCCAACTGATACACCGCCCTCGCAGGCAAGCCAGCTCCCACATTCGCATTGTGGTGTGGCCAAAGTTCTATGCCCGGCAGACCCCCCCTGTGGGAGCGGGCATGCCCGCGATAGCGGTAGTTCAGGCACCATTTCTGCTAGCTGACACACCGCCATCGCAGGCAAGCCAGCTTGTATGGTTAGACTTGTAGGGGTGGTGGGACTAAAAGCCAGCATCTGACTCTAGCCAGTACAGACCGTGGGAGACTTCGTCCCACCCCTTCACCAAAGCGCCGATAAGGAATGCATCGGCCATGACCGACGATAGAAGCAAGCCAGCGCAACGGTGAAGCCCCGACAAGCCCGTAAACCCTAACCCGGAGCTTTTCTCATGGCAATGACTGTCTCGCAATCAATCATTGGAGTGGATGTCGCTAAAGCCGAAGTAGTTGTTTATCAAAGTGAAACTGCTGAAACAAAGATCGTATCGAACAAGAAAAGCGAGCTGAAGGCATGGCTGAAGTCTTTGCCTGCGGGCAGCGCCATCGCAATTGAAGCCACCAATATCTATCACGTGGATACCGTCAACTTGGCTCATTCGATGGGCCATATCGTTTACGTGATTGATGGATATCGCCTTAGCCATTACCGCAAAGGCACAGGTGGTCGCGCTAAAACAGACTTCAGTGATGCGCAGTTGCTGGCTCGCTACTTGAAGAATGAACAGGCTGATTTACGCGCCTGGAATCCGCCGCCGAAGATTTATACCAAGCTTCAAAGCTTGCTGCGTCGACGCGCAGCGCTGGTGAAAATGCGTGTTGCACTGAATCAGAGCTGGGCGGGCGAGCCATCACTCAAGGCCTCGTCCAAGAGCATTTCAGCGTGTCTTGATAGGCATGAGGGGCTCATTGAGAAAAGGATATTAGATGCTGTTACTGAGGCGGGGCTTTTGCATCAGGTCAAGCGCTGCCAAGCCGTCGAGGGCATTGGGTTTCTGACAGCAGTTGCCCTGGTAATGGCGTTTCAGCGAGGAGAATTTGAAAGTGCTGACGCTTACATCGCGTTCTTGGGAATGGACTTGAGAGTATCCGATTCTGGGCAAATGAGCGGACGCCGCTCATTGAGCAAGAAGGGAGATTCAGAGATACGCAGATTGCTGCATAACGCGGCGTCAGCAGGTATCAGGTCAGAAGCCTGGAAACCTTTATACGAGGGTTATCTGGCCAGGGGCCTGAAAACGACTCAAGCCCTGGTCATCATTGGCCGCAAGCTGGCGCGCATCGCCTTTTCGCTCATGAAAAACCTGAGCGAATACCAGTCAAAAGCGGTTTTGGGGGCTTCCCCAAAACCATAGAATCTCCCACATTCGCATTGTGGTGTGGCCAAAACTCTATGCCCGGCGGAACCCCCTGTGGGAGCGGGCTTGCCCGCGATAGCGGTGGTCCAGGCACTGTTTCTGCTAGCTGACACACCGCCATCGCAGTCGGCAACCCCGCGCGCGGGCTTTCGCTATGCCTTTGCTTTCGCAGCTCAAGCCTTCCACGGCTTGAACCACAGCCCCAATCCCACCAGTACCCCGGCGCCCGCCAAGGTACTTAAGCCCAGCTGCCAGCCATCGTTATGCAGCGGGTGCAGCACCAGCGCCGCCACACCCAGCAACACCACACTCAAGCCCCACTGCAACGGCCAGCCCAGTTGCCCGAGCAGGTGTTGGCGTTGCATCAGCAGCAGGTTGGTGACGATCACCCCACCCAGGGCCGCCAAGGCAATGCCTGGCAGGCCGAAGAAGTACGGCAGCAATACCAACAGGCCGGCGTTGACCAGGCTGCCCAGCAGTTCACATTTGAGTGGCAGGCGTGTGTCGCCGCTGGCGTAGGCATAGCGTGCGAGCATGGCGTTCCAGGCGCCGAACACCAGGGGTGTGGCGAACCAGGCGAGCAGGGCGGGCAGCGGGCCGTCGGCGCTTTGCGCGGGCATCAGCAGGTGAATCAGCACCGGGCTCGCGCCAATCAGGCCGAGGGCGGCGGGCAGGCTCAGCAGGGTGGCGGCGTCCAGGCCACGGCGTAGCAAGGCCAGGCGTTGTTGGCCTTGTTCACCGCTCATCATCCCCAGCAATACCTGGTTGAGGCTCATCAGCGCAATCAGCGGCAGGTTGATCAGCTTGCGCGCCAGGTTGACCCAGGTCACCGCACCTTCGCCCAGGTAGCTGGCGATCAGCCGTTCGAGCAAGGCCAGGCCCTGGCTGGCGAGATTGCTCGCCAACAGCGGGCCGATACGCCCCAGCAGTTCGCGGCCGGCCAGGGCATCACCCTTGACTTGCCAGGGGCGCCAGCCGAACGACCAGACCGGTGCCAGCAAGGGCAGGCACATCAACACACTGCCGGCAAAAAAACACATTGCCAGTTCCGCGCTGTCGCTGGCCGTGCCGCGGATAAACAGGTACAGCACCGGCGGCAGGTTGAACAGCAGCGAGCCCAGCCCCGGCAGCACAAAGCGCTGGCGCGCCTGCAACGGAATACTGAACAGGCCATGCATCACCAGCCCCGGCGCACAGGCGGCCAGCCAGCGCAGATTGGCGGCGGCCTGGTCGTGGGCGGCGGCGTCCAGCCCCGGGCCGATCAGGCGTACCCACAGCGGCGCGCCCAGGGCCAGCAGGGCGAACAGGCCCAGGCCGACGCCGAGCAGGCGCGGCGACAGGCTGGCCAACCAGGCTTGCTGGCGTTGCGCATCCCGTTGTTGATAGAGGGGCAGGGCCGCAGCGGCGAGCAAACCGGCGGCCAGGGTCATGCGCAGCGCCTCGGGTAAAAACACCGCCACCAGAAACCCGTCGCTACGGCTGCCCGCGCCCCAGGCTGCGACCAGCAGCCATTCCCGGGCAAAGCCGGCCACCAGCCCGGCGAGGGTCGCCAGGGTCAGCCACAGGGTGCTGCCAAACATCAGTGGAACAGGGTGAACAGGCCCTTGCCACCCACCTTGTAGTTGAGCCCCCGAACGCGTTCGCCCATGACTTTGGCACCGGTGCCGCCGACAATTTTGTACGGCGCGACGGTTTTCGCCACCACGGTATTGGCAGTCACCACCGAGCCTTCGCACAGGTGGGTGCCGAAACCGATCAGCGCACGGCTGCCGATCCACACATAGTCGTCGATATAAATCGCCCCGGAAATCGACCAGAACTCCGGCGCCTGCAAGTCATGGCTGCCGGCGATGATCAGCACATGGGAGGCAATCGCCACATGGTTGCCGATTACCAGCCCAGAGCGTGCATCCACCTGGCAATGCCAGCCGATCACCGTGTCGTCGCCGACCCTCAGGTTGTGGATGCCCAGCACCTCAGTGTTGCGCCACAGGCTCGACCCCTTGCCGATCTTCGCGCCGCCCAGGCGCAGCCAGCCGATGCGTATGTGGTGGCTGGGGATCTTGTTGATCAGGATGTTGTAGGCCATGTCCCAGGCACTGCGCCAGCGGTCCTTGAGGGTTGCCCAGTTCTTGCCATAAATCGGCAGGAACTGCGCCGGGACATCCTGTTTCATGCGATGGAACAGCCGACGTGCCACCGGATGCTCGATGGTCGGTTCCACATCGAAAGAGGTCATCCAGAAGCGCTTGTTCTCGCCTTCGCCCTCTTCAAAAACCACCTCGTTGGCCAGGCACCAGGCCAGGCCGTCCTGCAAGTCTTCCAGGCTTGCACCAAGTTCGCTGGCCAGGGCGGGCAGGCGGTCACGCAGGTCGGGGGAGTGAATAGTGCGATGTTTCATGGTCGGTCATCCTTTGGCACGGAAACAGGAGCAGTAATGGTCGGGCTCAGGCGCACCTGTTGCAGGCTGATGCCCATCAACAGCCAGAACAGCGCGATCAATACAAAGGTGAAGCTGAAGTAGTGGTCGAAAATCCCGGTCAGCAGCGCCGCCAGCACGCCGCACACGCAACCCAGCCACAGGGCGTTGTCGGCGGTGACCTTGCGTACCATCCCTAATGGCCGCACTTCTCGCCACCACAGCACGGTGACGGCGATGAACAGCAGCATCCCCGGAATACCAATCTTGTAGATGAAGTTCAGCCACAGGTTGGAAATCCCCAACAAGTTGCTGCCCGGCACCGGTGGGTCGATTTTGAAACCGATCCCCAACGGGTACTTGGCCATTACATCGGGGAACCCGGCGTACTCGTCGAAACGGATCTCGGTACTGGCGTTGGTGGTCGAGAACATCGTCATCAAACGGTCCTGCAGCGGCGGATAGAACAGCACCAGGGCGATCACAAAAGCCGCGCCGATACCGATGATCCGCCCGCTGTGAGGCACGCGCTTGTAGGTCAGCCAGATCAGGATCAGCGCCAGGGCCACAATCGCGCCCCGGGAGATACTCAGCAGCAGGCCGGCGCAACCCAGTACCGCCACCGCCAGGCCCAGGGCGCGGCGCCAGCCGCTGCGGGTCCAGCCGTAGAACAGCGCCAGCGGGATAAACAGCACCAGCACGCCACCGGTCAGGTTCGGGTGAACCCAGGGCGAGGCCATGCGTTTGTAGTTGGCTGAGAAGATGTCCTTCACCGCCTCCGGGTGGGCGTACTTGAGGTCGGTGAGAATGTCGATCATCGACATCGCGTTGCGCGTCTTGAGGAACATGAAAATCGACAGCAACAGCATCACCAGGTTGCCCAGCAGCAGGGCGACCACCACCTTGTCGCGGTCGGCATCGGTGCGCAGCAGCAACGGTACGATAAACAGCAGCGACAGGTTCATCAGCCAGCGCACCCAGTTCACCGGGCCGTTGCCCTCGGCGTGGATGATGATCATGCCCCAGATAAACGGGATGGTGCTGAACAGCATCAGCCACATCAACGCCCGTTCCGTGGGGCGCCAGACCATGAAACCACGGGTCTTGCCGATAAACGATTGCCAGAACACCCCGGCCCAGGTCAGGCCCAGCACCGCCTCGCTGATGGTGGTGCGGATCCCCAGTTGCAAGGTGGTGTAGGGAATGCTGGTGGCCAAGACGACAAAGATCAGCAAGCCCCACAGCGGTTTGCGGATCAGGGTCAGCGCCACGCCCAGGCCGACCACGATCATAAAGACCTTCATCGGCGGCAGTGCCAACAGCAGGCCGCCGAAGACCAGGCCCAGGAGCAGACTAACGAGTTTTCCTGGCAGCATTAGCGGTTCAATTCCTTGAGCAGTTTATCCAGGCGCAGGCGATAGGCCGGTTCGGCAAATTGCCGGGCCCATGTGCGTTGCAGTTCGGGGTCGACCGTGCCCCCCGGTGCAGCCAGTGACACCATCAACGTTTGCAGTTGACCGGCGTCGTCGGGGGCAAAACGCTGTGCGGTGGGCGGCGCCACTTCATCCAGGGCCGAGCCACGGGCAACCGCGACCGGCGTGCCGACACTCAGCGCTTCCACCAC comes from the Pseudomonas shahriarae genome and includes:
- a CDS encoding IS110 family transposase, which gives rise to MAMTVSQSIIGVDVAKAEVVVYQSETAETKIVSNKKSELKAWLKSLPAGSAIAIEATNIYHVDTVNLAHSMGHIVYVIDGYRLSHYRKGTGGRAKTDFSDAQLLARYLKNEQADLRAWNPPPKIYTKLQSLLRRRAALVKMRVALNQSWAGEPSLKASSKSISACLDRHEGLIEKRILDAVTEAGLLHQVKRCQAVEGIGFLTAVALVMAFQRGEFESADAYIAFLGMDLRVSDSGQMSGRRSLSKKGDSEIRRLLHNAASAGIRSEAWKPLYEGYLARGLKTTQALVIIGRKLARIAFSLMKNLSEYQSKAVLGASPKP
- a CDS encoding lipid II flippase MurJ; translated protein: MFGSTLWLTLATLAGLVAGFAREWLLVAAWGAGSRSDGFLVAVFLPEALRMTLAAGLLAAAALPLYQQRDAQRQQAWLASLSPRLLGVGLGLFALLALGAPLWVRLIGPGLDAAAHDQAAANLRWLAACAPGLVMHGLFSIPLQARQRFVLPGLGSLLFNLPPVLYLFIRGTASDSAELAMCFFAGSVLMCLPLLAPVWSFGWRPWQVKGDALAGRELLGRIGPLLASNLASQGLALLERLIASYLGEGAVTWVNLARKLINLPLIALMSLNQVLLGMMSGEQGQQRLALLRRGLDAATLLSLPAALGLIGASPVLIHLLMPAQSADGPLPALLAWFATPLVFGAWNAMLARYAYASGDTRLPLKCELLGSLVNAGLLVLLPYFFGLPGIALAALGGVIVTNLLLMQRQHLLGQLGWPLQWGLSVVLLGVAALVLHPLHNDGWQLGLSTLAGAGVLVGLGLWFKPWKA
- a CDS encoding acyltransferase, with translation MKHRTIHSPDLRDRLPALASELGASLEDLQDGLAWCLANEVVFEEGEGENKRFWMTSFDVEPTIEHPVARRLFHRMKQDVPAQFLPIYGKNWATLKDRWRSAWDMAYNILINKIPSHHIRIGWLRLGGAKIGKGSSLWRNTEVLGIHNLRVGDDTVIGWHCQVDARSGLVIGNHVAIASHVLIIAGSHDLQAPEFWSISGAIYIDDYVWIGSRALIGFGTHLCEGSVVTANTVVAKTVAPYKIVGGTGAKVMGERVRGLNYKVGGKGLFTLFH
- a CDS encoding O-antigen ligase family protein is translated as MLPGKLVSLLLGLVFGGLLLALPPMKVFMIVVGLGVALTLIRKPLWGLLIFVVLATSIPYTTLQLGIRTTISEAVLGLTWAGVFWQSFIGKTRGFMVWRPTERALMWLMLFSTIPFIWGMIIIHAEGNGPVNWVRWLMNLSLLFIVPLLLRTDADRDKVVVALLLGNLVMLLLSIFMFLKTRNAMSMIDILTDLKYAHPEAVKDIFSANYKRMASPWVHPNLTGGVLVLFIPLALFYGWTRSGWRRALGLAVAVLGCAGLLLSISRGAIVALALILIWLTYKRVPHSGRIIGIGAAFVIALVLFYPPLQDRLMTMFSTTNASTEIRFDEYAGFPDVMAKYPLGIGFKIDPPVPGSNLLGISNLWLNFIYKIGIPGMLLFIAVTVLWWREVRPLGMVRKVTADNALWLGCVCGVLAALLTGIFDHYFSFTFVLIALFWLLMGISLQQVRLSPTITAPVSVPKDDRP